A genomic region of Plasmodium falciparum 3D7 genome assembly, chromosome: 11 contains the following coding sequences:
- a CDS encoding pseudo-tyrosine kinase-like protein — translation MGNTLDSNKPKNFVTYADYKYIGKLNNKNEHHGIGIILYNSGESFYGSFINGKKEGKGIYIDKNLTRYINTWVDNKVFGKVKVVPYNSNRVYYFYYKNYMIEKCIYFDNNINNKESHHKNNIYNNYDNNSYNNNSCDDEEKRKYPIGVTKFKEDLSNYIHSTHIMKKNNKLFNKNDNEYNIFSSSLSYSSDSENINLLDILKKKKNKKNKKNKKKKNKKTKNTQILSCTQHKMYEHNMNESNFTKKDNVNCEHTDKMNISLHEKNDKKNEKKNEKKNKKKKLFKYFSNNIENLIIENYQTWSLREVIQWLMLCNVPVKWLISFYKNNITGDKLKYININTIRNELGIIAYGHAIKILQLIKNLQVMAYNKKFNNLIQIEEYKNYIRQKENTNKNIKKGKNIKKEKKKKKEKNIKKEKKKKKKETKKFNNMDKKYIDLAIHKNVKNIQNDTFYNKHENIYNCKNQTNFIYQNDSEIKKIMNKKKVSFEYDNNEEKKKKNIIKFIKNNKSLQNSNGEYYLINHLSKGICSDSIFYKSSQSKSSSQLSSPLSSPLSSPSPSSSPSSSPSSSPSSSPSSSPSPSSSPSPSSSPSSSPSSSPSSPPSPLSYKDNFPISSSCSSLERLPSYEKKLLSSSQSNIEHIKNLPLDVLSNNNSSANIKIKKSKSKYNNDKKEQKKLPLILNKSSSEFSPSHSYTSKSYHYNIKPSLQSSSNNSSDSSYSISSTCSSSSSYVSSLYSNRSNDILNFYRNKIIKYCNNIYMNTKLAYSYMNGFIIPHEDLIFIHPIENYYMDNTNEKNNINNPYTKEKIMNHNFSFNTKNNTSFIDINTNIFSSNKQQNINNFGKYKKMKSRMFKGKYMGKEVAIKILVGKIKNFKKLHQILYNLYNLRHSNLVLIMGVSIHYPFVFIIYEYMKNKCLFSYLHCIKYKHVYISTFLQRYKTLLHITQQEKIKKTNNINNNNNINHNNINNNNINHNNINHNNINNNNINNNNINYNKDYNNKKKKEDEQHNIEHQDTFIDLPEKSNISSDDNNSTDISQIQKENFHFLNKKIEENKNIIYDDHTSTLSDHSIHNINKSYDNVYKNKMNIFHYQHNVLCGAYDNNDNNINDNDIYCNNIYDNNINDNHIYCNNINDNHIYCNNINDNHIYCNNIYDHHKNTSLNSKEQNTDHNIEQINECNKYASETKYNIKKSNLKNNIISHKNFQKCNQIQMNQPYTFPPYQKELSSYLKNEKIKRKRKVLFSYLKTHIHFNSQQINDQHNRLSVQKIMKIITDVTLACTYLEKEKMSPINLKPTNILLDESLNAKISDFGISKIENCLDMNIDYSYKISSNSVIKINKKEYEQKKAKKIKIVNKNNNDLLYLYDHNNNVYKYNTQYIDVTYNNSYPSIFYWTPPEILRGKKNKKFYSDIYAFGIILWEMLSNDIPYNYPFASHIMAVVGYANEELSFNNIPVSIQSLIKACVNRNKYKRPTFEHILKTISTLYQKANTKVEDALISFMDGT, via the exons ATGGGCAACACCCTTGATAGTAACAAACCCAAAAACTTTGTTACTTACGcagattataaatatataggaaaattaaataataaaaacgaaCATCATGGGATAGgtatcattttatataattctggAGAATCATTTTATGGTTCCTTTATAAACGGGAAAAAAGAAGGCAAAGggatatatattgataagaATTTAacaagatatataaatacttgGGTTGATAATAAAGTTTTCGGAAAAGTAAAAGTTGTTCcatataatagtaatagagtatattatttttattacaaaaattatatgatagagaaatgtatatattttgataataatataaataataaagagtctcatcataaaaataatatttataataactaCGATAATAATtcgtataataataattcttgtgatgatgaagaaaaaagaaaatatccTATTGGAGTCACCAAATTTAAAGAAGATCTATCCAATTATATTCACTCTAcacatataatgaaaaaaaataataaactttttaataaaaatgataatgaatataatattttttcctcATCACTATCTTACAGCTCAGACTCAGAAAATATTAATCTACtcgatattttaaaaaaaaaaaaaaataaaaaaaataaaaaaaataaaaaaaaaaaaaacaaaaaaacaaaaaacacACAAATATTATCTTGTACACAACATAAAATGTATGAacataatatgaatgaatcAAACTTTACAAAAAAGGACAACGTAAATTGTGAACACACCgacaaaatgaatatatcccttcatgaaaaaaatgataaaaaaaatgagaaaaaaaatgagaagaaaaataagaaaaaaaaactttttaaatatttttcaaataatatagaaaatttaattattgaAAATTATCAGACATGGTCTTTAAGAGAAGTAATTCAATGGCTTATGTTATGCAATGTACCTGTTAAATGGTTAAtaagtttttataaaaataatataacaggtgataaattaaaatatattaatataaatactatAAGAAATGAATTGGGGATTATTGCTTATGGACATGCAATCAAAATATTACAATTAATCAAAAATCTACAAGTTATggcatataataaaaaattcaatAACTTAATACAAatagaagaatataaaaattatataagacAAAAGGAAAAcacaaacaaaaatataaaaaaagggaaaaatataaaaaaagaaaaaaagaaaaaaaaagaaaaaaatataaaaaaagaaaaaaagaaaaaaaagaaagaaacaaaaaaattcaacaacatggataaaaaatatatagatttagctattcataaaaatgttaagaatatacaaaatgatactttttataataagcatgaaaatatttacaatTGTAAGAATCAaacaaattttatttatcaaaatgattctgaaataaaaaaaatcatgaataaaaagaaagtatCATttgaatatgataataatgaagaaaaaaaaaaaaaaaatattattaaatttataaaaaataataaatcattacAAAATTCAAATGgggaatattatttaataaatcacTTATCAAAAGGTATATGTAGTGATagcatattttataaatcatCACAATCAAAATCGTCATCACAATTGTCATCACCATTATCATCACCATTATCATCACCATCACCATCATCATCACCATCATCATCACCATCATCATCACCATCATCATCACCATCATCATCACCATCACCATCATCATCACCATCACCATCATCATCACCATCATCATCACCATCATCATCACCATCATCTCCACCATCCCCCTTATCTTATAAAGACAACTTTCCCATTTCATCCTCTTGTAGTTCTTTAGAACGATTACCTTCAtacgaaaaaaaattattatcttcatcacAATCAAATATAGAACACATAAAAAACCTTCCCTTAGATGTCTTaagcaataataatagttcggcaaatataaaaataaaaaaaagtaaatcaaaatataacaatgataaaaaagaacAGAAGAAATTACCATTGATTCTGAATAAATCAAGTTCTGAATTTTCACCTTCTCATTCGTACACTTCTAAatcatatcattataatattaaaccATCCTTACAATCATCATCTAATAATTCTTCAGATTCTTCTTATAGTATATCTTCAACATGTTCTTCATCCTCCTCATATgtttcttcattatattcTAATAGAAGTAATGATATTCTGAATttttatagaaataaaataattaagtATTGCAACAATATATACATGAATACCAAATTAGCATACTCTTATATGAATGGTTTCATAATTCCTCATGaagatttaatatttatacaccCTAtcgaaaattattatatggataatacaaatgaaaagaataacataaataatcCTTAtactaaagaaaaaattatgaatcaTAATTTCTCatttaatacaaaaaataacacATCCTTTATAGATATAAACACAAACATATTTTCATCAAACAaacaacaaaatataaataactttggaaaatataaaaaaatgaaaagcaGAATGTTTAAAGGTAAATATATGGGAAAAGAAGTagctataaaaatattagttggaaaaataaaaaattttaaaaaacttCATCAGAtactatataatttatacaaCTTAAGACATTCAAATCTTGTTCTAATTATGGGAGTATCTATTCATTAtccttttgtttttataatttatgaatatatgaaaaataagtGTCTCTTTTCATATCTACAttgtattaaatataaacatgtcTATATAAGCACTTTCCTTCAAAGGTATAAGACATTGTTACATATTACTcaacaagaaaaaattaaaaaaacaaacaacataaataataataacaacataaATCATAacaacataaataataacaacataaATCATAACAACATAAATCATAacaacataaataataataacataaataataataacataaattataacaaagattacaataataagaagaagaaagaagATGAGCAGCATAATATTGAACATCAAGACACATTTATAGATTTACCagaaaaaagtaatatatcaagtgatgataataattcaaCAGATATTAGTCAAATACAAAAGGaaaattttcatttcttaaataaaaaaattgaagaaaataaaaatattatttatgatgATCATACAAGTACACTTTCTGATCAtagtatacataatattaacaaaagttatgataatgtatataaaaacaaaatgaatatatttcattaccAACATAATGTATTATGTGGAGCATacgataataatgataataatataaatgacaatgatatttattgtaataatatttatgataataatataaatgacaatcatatatattgtaataatataaatgacaatcatatatattgtaataatataaatgacaatcatatatattgtaataatatttatgaccATCATAAGAACACATCATTAAATTCAAAGGAACAAAACACCGATCACAATATTGAACAAATTAATGAATGTAACAAATATGCTTcagaaacaaaatataatataaaaaaaagcaatttaaaaaataatattatatcacaTAAAAACTTTCAAAAATGTAATCAAATACAAATGAACCAACCATATACATTTCCACCATATCAAAAAGAATTATCAtcctatttaaaaaatgaaaaaataaaaaggaaaagaaaagttCTCTTTAGTTATTTAAAAACtcatatacattttaattcACAACAAATTAATGACCAACATAATCGTTTAAGCgttcaaaaaataatgaaaattatcac cGATGTGACTTTGGCTTGCACTTATTTAGAAAAGGAAAAG ATGAGTCCAATAAATTTAAAACcaacaaatatattacttGACGAATCTCTGAACGCTAAAATATCCGACTTTGGTATAtcaaaaatagaaaattgCCTAGATATGAATATTgattattcttataaaattTCATCAAACAGTGTGataaaaattaacaaaaaagaatatgaacaaaagaaagcgaaaaaaataaaaatagtcaacaaaaataataatgatttgttatatttatatgatcataataataatgtgtataaatataatacacaatATATTGATGTTACctataataattcttatcCCTCCATTTTTTATTGGACTCCCCCAGAa aTATTAagggggaaaaaaaataaaaaattttattcagACATTTATGCTTTCGGAATCATACTTTGGGAaatg CTATCTAATGATATTCCATACAATTACCCCTTTGCCTCACACATAATG GCTGTAGTTGGATATGCTAATGAAGAATTATCTTTTAACAATATCCCAGTGTCGATACAA aGTTTGATAAAAGCTTGTgtaaatagaaataaatataaaagaccTACATttgaacatatattaaaaacaatATCTACGTTATATCAAAAG gcaAATACAAAAGTAGAGGATGCATTAATTTCATTTATGGATggaacataa
- a CDS encoding nucleic acid binding protein, putative, with protein MQEEKTKKSLEREEIFKDTNHNEKCINMKREDYKTNNMYEDTDINNVSNNTFNEISGKEKNQNNIEYNENVKSHNKTLKLSNEKNNLSSKEKENILHNGSGEINDYNKMKDKDIPGKDKNGKTDIDNDNNNNNNDKIKSNNILESEINNIQKNRTDKKKKKNEVNDTIPSTSEGENNINKLNTNKKDTIINNKDEDKKKREPEEKNNDTFQNEQSVYVDEVIKEYPRIFATRLPFEASKKDLEKYFSKFGKIVDIYVSRNISNNKNKGFGFVSFEKQESMNKVLKEKLHIICGKEIVVDVASMRDDKYKHLFHMPSENYLMKNEKKDKRFMKNRNKTNFLKYPIYNNVNNISDISKIGYHNMMYPNVNNFPSTNYQPLAYQDFNMKASFRNVYSPVLYNPYVKPFNPTYKNSTPVVTNDYVYNLINYNIWNNVVPYNNNLYNSKKISLPNYYYNRPYPNQSIAMKNNNNRPHNLNKNEKPRTNYTSFTRKLPGGDEWNKRGYKLFVTKLNSATTIEKLRNYFEKFGEIIDIYMPNDVYTNRPRGIAFVTFLDNESVKNILSDEHSKHIIDGKEVVLDLADPENKGKNK; from the exons ATGcaagaagaaaaaacaaagaaaTCTTTAGAACGagaagaaatatttaaagatacaaatcataatgaaaaatgtataaacATGAAAAGGGAAgattataaaacaaataatatgtatgaagatacagatataaataatgtaagTAATAATACGTTTAATGAAATATccggaaaagaaaaaaatcagAATAACATTGagtataatgaaaatgttaAGTCTcataataaaacattaaaattatcaaatgaaaagaataatttgtcatcaaaagaaaaagaaaatattttacataacGGTAGCGGGGAAattaatgattataataaaatgaaggATAAAGATATTCCcggaaaagataaaaatggaAAGACGGACattgataatgataataataataataataatgataaaattaaaa gtAATAACATATTAGAAAGCGAAATTAacaatattcaaaaaaaccggacagataaaaaaaaaaagaaaaatgaagtAAATGATACTATACCCTCAACTTCTGAAGGAGAgaacaatattaataaattaaatacaaataaaaaggataccattataaataacaaggatgaggataaaaaaaaacgtgAACccgaagaaaaaaataatgatacttTTCAAAACGAGCAATCGGTTTACGTGGATgag GTAATTAAGGAATACCCACGAATATTTGCCACCAGATTACCATTCGAAGCAAGCAAAAAAGATttggaaaaatatttttcgaAATTTGGAAAAATTGtagatatatatgtttcaagaaatatatcaaataataaaaataaaggttTCGGTTTTGTTTCCTTTGAAAAACAAGAATCGATGAACAag GTTCTAAAAGAGAAGTTACATATAATTTGTGGGAAGGAAATTGTAGTTGATGTTGCCTCCATGAgagatgataaatataaacatctTTTTc ataTGCCATctgaaaattatttaatgaaaaatgaaaaaaaggataaacgatttatgaaaaataggaataaaacaaattttttaaaataccctatttataataatgtgaACAATATTTCTGATATATCAAAAATCGGATATCACAATATGATGTATccaaatgtaaataatttcCCCTCGACTAATTATCAGCCACTag CATATCAGGATTTCAATATGAAAGCTAGCTTTAGAAATGTTTACTCACCCGTTTTATATAATCCCTATGTAAAACCATTCAATccaacatataaaaatagcaCACCGGTGGTAACAAATGattatgtttataatttaataaactaTAATATTTGGAATAACGTAGTACCTTACAATAATAATCTTTATAATTCCAAAAAGATATCATTGCCAAACTATTATTACAACAGACCATATCCCAAtcaaa gcATAgctatgaaaaataataataaccgCCCGcacaatttaaataaaaatgaaaaaccCCGAACGAATTACACATCTT TTACTCGGAAACTTCCTGGAGGAGATGAATGGAACAAAAGGGGCTACAAATTATTCGTCACTAAACTGA ataGTGCAACTACTATTGAGAAGCTAAGAAATTATTTTGAAAAGTTTGGAGAaattattgatatatatatgccaaatg ATGTATACACTAATCGTCCGAGAGGTATAGCTTTTGTAACCTTTTTGGATAATGAGAgcgtaaaaaatattttatcagATGAACATTCCAAACATATAATTGATGGAAAAGAA GTTGTACTAGATTTAGCAGATCCGgaaaataaaggaaaaaataaatga
- a CDS encoding U6 snRNA-associated Sm-like protein LSm4, putative, which yields MVFPLTLLKCSQNQPVMVELKNGETYSGFLVFCDRFMNLHMKNIICTSKDGDKFWKISECYVRGNSIKYIRVQDQAIEQAIEETAEQKARNMGRGRGGRGRGRGGMNRGTYGRGRGGSMRRGGRGQ from the exons atggTG ttTCCGTTAACTTTGTTAAAATGTTCTCAAAATCAACCAGTG ATGGTTGAATTAAAGAATGGAGAAACATACAGTGGTTTTTTAGTTTTCTGTGATCGATTTATGAATTtgcatatgaaaaatataatatgtacatcAAAAGACGGAGATAAATTTTGGAAAATTTCAGAATGTTATGTGAGAGGAAatagtataaaatatattcgtGTGCAAGATCAAGCTATAGAACAAGCCATTGAAGAAACAGCCGAAc aaaaagCTAGAAATATGGGACGAGGAAGAGGAGGAAGGGGCAGAGGTCGAGGTGGCATGAATAGGGGTACATATGGCCGAGGTCGCGGAGGTTCCATGAGAAGAGGAGGAAGAGGtcaataa